From a single Strix uralensis isolate ZFMK-TIS-50842 chromosome 27, bStrUra1, whole genome shotgun sequence genomic region:
- the LOC141935342 gene encoding glutamate-rich protein 3-like has product MAFVGRNLHLFGKDAGVRSDIRVYQQHCRGENLCVYKGSLLEGETFQFISRRHRGFPFSLNFYVNGLPVDRVSCCCEFRHQRPSTVGGRHECFRFLSVEGASPCYRCILAMGLDKKPVPPKEKMEEDREENHVGSGAYGVCIADGVCIEPGC; this is encoded by the exons ATGGCCTTTGTAGGaagaaatctgcatttatttGGCAAGGATGCTGGTGTGAGGAGTGACATCAGAGTCTACCAGCAGCACTGTAGAGGGGAAAACCTTTGTGTCTACAAAGGCAGCCTAttggaaggag AGACCTTTCAGTTCATCTCAAGGAGGCACCGAGGTTTCCCATTTAGCCTCAACTTTTATGTCAATGGGCTGCCAGTGGACAGGGTGAGCTGCTGCTGTGAGTTCAGACACCAGAGGCCCTCCACGGTGGGAGGCAGACATGAATGCTTCAGATTTCTCAGTGTGGAGGGAGCATCTCCTTGCTACAG GTGCATTCTTGCAATGGGTCTGGACAAAAAGCCAGTGCCTCCCAAGGAAAAGATGGAGGAGGACCGTGAGGAAAATCATGTGGGTTCCGGGGCATATGGAGTGTGCATTGCAGATGGAGTGTGCATTGAGCCAG GATGTTAG
- the LOC141935445 gene encoding syncytin-2-like, which translates to MLVSLQMPALAGFLLGVFGLCWNLHQAEGWVVPQPKQNIWVTLANMTHQETLCLSTANPENPFSTCLVGVPVDTWPIPQTLQAFSLCNSSKNCTDNWDGVYSHLPQVTQEPQELELLGSVIMDACVFFNYSYNTTRRGQNVNATNAAYHNSTAWCNYTSTNISRSFAVPLALPPGVFLICGDRAWGGVPSKLNGGPCSLGRLTLLTPNVSMILNMTRKHKRVPRTVHRFESSCRDNVEFWNPGQIITASILAPGVGVANALTTLNKLGCWLSKQTNATSLALSGLLTDVDSVRHATLQNRAAIDFLLLAQGHGCEDFEGMCCMNLSDHSESIFKSIQQLKDGVRRLTEEDGLDWLTRMFKGWGLSGWLISLVKTVGVMILVIVTVLLMLPCLVSLLQRALQKTVSAIFLAQIQKGGIVGGGSGSASSLTEEEFNLEDIPVYP; encoded by the coding sequence atgcttgtgtctctacagatgccggccctcgctgggttcctgctcggtgtgttcggcctgtgctggaacctgcatcaggctgaaggatgggtagttccacaacccaagcagaatatctgggtaactttggcaaatatgacacatcaagaaaccttgtgcctttctactgcgaacccggaaaatccattctccacctgtttggtgggagtgccagtagacacatggccaatcccacaaacccttcaggctttctctctttgcaactcttcaaaaaattgtacagataattgggatggtgtatatagtcaccttccacaggttacgcaagaaccccaagagctagagttgctaggctctgttataatggatgcttgtgtgttttttaattactcctataacaccacacggagagggcaaaatgtgaatgcaactaatgctgcttatcataattcaactgcttggtgcaattatacttcgactaacatctcacgatcttttgctgttcctcttgcattacctcctggtgtgtttctaatctgtggagatcgtgcctggggaggcgtcccatctaaactgaatggaggcccgtgtagcctcggacgtctcacgttattaacaccaaatgtgtcaatgattctgaatatgactcgaaaacataagcgagtcccaaggaccgttcatcggtttgaaagttcttgtcgagataacgttgaattctggaatccaggccagatcataacggcctccatattggcaccaggagttggtgttgcaaatgccttaacgactttgaataagttgggatgttggcttagcaaacagactaatgctacttctttagctttaagtggccttttaactgatgttgatagtgttagacatgctactttacagaacagggctgcaattgactttttgcttttagcgcaaggacatggatgtgaagattttgaaggaatgtgttgcatgaatttgtctgaccactcagaatctatttttaaaagtatacagcagctgaaggatggtgtgaggcgtctaacagaagaggacggattggattggcttacaaggatgtttaaaggatggggactttctggatggttgatatctctggtcaaaactgtgggggtcatgatcttggtaattgtgactgtgcttttgatgttgccatgtcttgtcagtcttctgcaaagggccctgcagaagactgtttctgcaatatttctagcacaaatacaaaaagggggaattgtcgggggaggcagcgggtctgcctctagtctaactgaagaagaatttaaccttgaagacattccagtgtatccatga